CTGTTACTTTTAGATGAGAtataaaaactattttcaagGCCGTCTGTGGCCTAATATATGTGGGTCTAAATTCTGGCAGGAACTAAAAGATATGAAGAGAAGAAAGACTTCAACACCAAGATCTGAAGGGTCCTTCGAGATGTCAGAATCATCAAAGCCACAAGGTGTTCAATTAAGTATCACCGAATTTTACCGTACAACCAAAACACCATCCCAGGCAAAACTAGGGAAAGATTTAGTCAAACAGTCAAGTAGTCCAGGTGTTGGGTCATCAAAACAGAAGAGGAAAGTTTCAGGTTCTAAATTGTCCAAGGCTGTAAGACGACGCCTTTTGTTTGGTTAAGAAAATGATAAACTTTTGCCCTTTGATGTACAGGATATCCCACCTTAAGATGTAAAGTCATGCTTACCTTCTGGTCTTATAATCATCAAAAACTCAGCTTAGGCAGCGCTTTGATTTATATTTGAGTTGGAATATTCTATAGCTTAGAGTGAAGAATGTTTTGGTTAATCTCATCTCTACAATTTTAAAGCCACTTTATCTTTTAGTTTCTTGGACAATTCATTAGGACATCGCCCTCTATCCTGTTGGATTCTAACCAAGGTAAGGGTTTGAATTGCATCCATGCATATATGCATGCAACTTTCTTTGGTATTTATTTGATTAAGGAAAACTTTAGAGCATTCTAAGACCCATGTGCTGATTCGTCAACATTGTAAAGGTAGAACACTAAAtattgcagtggaacaaataTAACCCtcatttttagactttatgctTGCCATCTCTTCAATACTGCCTCCATTTTAGGTAATAAGGTTTTATACTTAATTTCGGCATGTTATCATCATTATCGTTGTCATTGTTGTTATGTATTGCTGTTATTTCTGAGACCATAATTTAGGTAATATGGGGACATTCTCAGCAGTAATGACCTCAATTACCTGGCAGTCAAATGAGtcaaaaagtaatttttattgTTCACAAAGGGGAACAAATTTCGTAAGGAAACTTATATGTTATTTTGTGATAGGTTTTAAGATAATGGTAATTATGCAGTGACAAAAGATTTGCGAAGATCAAACGCAGCCCCTTCCATTATACTTGTTCGAGGGTTAGAACCTGGACATAATCTTTCctagttttttatattttgttttgaaagacAATCACTGAGATGCATTGCTCATTGCaggtttatattatatttggtGAAAGGATATCAGCCGTGAACAAGCTGCGggtgaaaaagaaaagcttattCAAGGTGTTTTCTAATTTCCTCGtactctttttcaattttcttgctATCAACACacagtaaaaagaaaagattggaaaaatgaattaaaaaaggaagaaaatgaataaatttaaaggCAATACAACCCAATTgccttaatataataataataagaagaagaagaagaaggaagctTGCATTAAATACCCTCTGTTCTGTTTCAACCCTGTCTGTGTATGGTTCAACCATGAAACTGGTAGACAAGATCCAAAGCCCGCAACTTCTCCCCAATAGGATCAAAACCCATGATACCACCCACGAATCTGTCATCACAAACCCTCCTCTCCTCCGCCAACGCCGCGGACGACGGCGAGAGCTGCCTCTTTACCCTCTTGTTCTTGATAAAAAAACATTCCCTCATCCTCTCCTCCACCTTATCAATCGACGTCTTGGAATTCTCCTCCGCCTCCGCTTCATTCTCATCGCCCACCTGCATCGGGTCGCTGCCGTTCTCGTTGGCAGCTCCAGTGGCAGAGGAGAGAGAGTTCGCGGCCGCAACCGGCGGCGGAAGATGCTGGGGATGGGCGGCGGAGAGGAAAGAGGAGAGAGAATGATGGGCTCGATGGAGAGATGAATGGATTTGGAAGAGGTAGGTTGGGTCTGACGTGACGGGTAGTTGTTTTGCCATCTGGGTTGCTTGCTCTAATGAATAGACTAGGTCTGTTAATTGTACCGCCGCCGCTGCCGGTGGCGTCAGCTGTGCCTCCGCCATGCTCATATTGTTCTCCATGCTTCTTTTTTCTCAAGAAACCGTGTTTCTAGCtgttcttctttttgtttggaACAGCCGTTTGGGGATTTTGAGGATAGCAGATAATAGTACAAAACAGGGAAACCACTGCctttttgtcttctttttttttctcaaacgcTAAGCAGTTTGCGTCATTGAGAGTGTTTCCCATGAGTTTTTCAGTAATATGGGGTGAAGTTGaatactgtttttttttttttttaattcatttcctAATAGGATGCAATAAAGCCCAAATTCGAATgggatatttaaatttcattagtTGGTTAATTTGAACTTGATTGAAGTATTCAACaataattaacattttacaatttgagaagattttaataaaaatagtagcTCCAAGagtttgaatatttatatttcaagtTTATAATATGACTATATATAGtataatctaaatattaaagaatatgttaagcaatttatgttttatatatatatatatatatttaaatcatatgtATAATAATACCTGGGATCAGAATGGGTAAGGAAAAGGTTGGGCTTTCTTTTTCTGATTCCATATGAAGTAAATTGTGCACAATTAAGCAACCAAGAATGGGATGTGAGgaagaatataataaaattggaGCTTCAGCTCAATTAAGTTCGAAGAATAAATTGAACTATTATTTTTGTGAGTAGAATTGCTCCCTTTTCCTCTTCATCTAATAGTAGGAGTCTGAAGTAACTTGgcctcaaattttttttgaatgtttttttcaAGCACTTCCAAagtaagttttgaaatttttaattagatttcgTGGAAACTTTcattgattgaaaattttgtttaaatcctcttgaatttttgaaatgattaattaaCCCACAAAATTTGATACCTTGTTCTGCCGCTGTTGATCTCCATTATAAAAGATGACACAACTAAATTGTCATATTCACGGTACACACAAAAATTAGCATttttatactttcaaaaacaaCTGAAcgttttatgtatttttagtgtgtttttaagtCATTGGactcttaaattttttagaagttAAACTAGCAAGTTCCAACCAACGATTTGATGGTCGATGCAGTGGATTAATGCCTATCGACACGtagaaaaacataccttaaatccAAGTCAATTTGATGGTCAATGTCGAAGATTGAAGAATAAagtttgtttggattttggttcgcATATTCATGACtttcaaagttattttattaaaaaagaaagggaataagaattttttattggtGCAAGCGATGCAAACATAGAAGATCATATAGTAGCGATTTTAACAGTCCGATGAATTAGtaaccaaaacgtaaacttactaatagtttagtgaccttgagtataatttaccctaaaatagAGAACTAGGTATATATTTTTGTTGGTTAATATATGATCGAAGTCCTTTGTATAATTCATACATTTCGAATTGCCTCTACTTTTATATCaaaaaatttagtccctttaattttcgGAGTTAAAATGcaagtttaattgttaatactattaaaattattttattaaattcaagtttagcTTAACGTCACTCTTTTTTTCATATAGATTTGAatgagttttttaaaattttaaaatgtcactcctacaaactaaaaaaaaatagcaatgtagattattttttaaaagaaatcgaAGACGACAATGATGATAATTAAAAgcgtttttaaaagaaaataacgaTGATAGTTAGGAGATTGGAGTGTACTGATTCCTGCAACCACAATAAAATATAGTCCTAGAGAGAAGAAACAAGCTAAGAAGAATGTTGCAGCAGATTATTGGTAAATGTTAAACAACAAAAAGCcaataaatagaatttttcagGTTTACAATAGAATAGCATCTTCAATTCATCATTCCCTTGTCCTTTTGTACTCTAAGGTCGTTATTCCTCTGCTGATAGGGCTCCTATAACAAAATCAGTGAATTTCTGAGGTGTCTTGCAGTTGCGAGTGGGTCTCGCGTTTGCTATTGGCCTATTTCCCTGATCCTCTTGTATGTTGACCTTGGCACTTGGCGACCCATTCACACCAGTACCCTTTGGTTCAGAATGAAACTTTTCCTCAAGGTTCCAGTCGAGAAAACTGTGAAGCATGTGATCCTTGTCCTCCCAAGTAGCTGCCTCAAAAGGAAAACCATCCCATTCTATCAGGTATTGTATTATAGAGTGTTCGAAGCGATTGACCGTTCGTGTAGCAAGGGTGGCTGTTGGTTGGAGAATCAAAGTAGTTGTGGAATCGACAAGATGGAGTGGAGTAATTTGCTGTTCAGGAGTGCCAATACATTTGCAGAGGAGGGAAACATAGAATACTGGGTGGACTTTTGCTGTGGCTGGTAAGTCCAGTTTGTAAGCCACTGTGTTGATTCGTTAGACGACTTGAAATGGACCAAAGAAACATCGTCCCAGTTTATGGTGTTGTaatcgaattgaattttgaCGGAAAGGTTGAAGAAGGATATAGACCCAGTCGCCTTCTGCAAGGACAAGATCTCGACAATGTTTATCAGCGTAAGCCTTCATCTTAGCCTGAGCGCGTTGCAAATTTTACTTGAGTAGATTGAGTGTGGCGTCGCGATCGCGCATATACTCATCGACTAAAGGGGAACCTACAATACCTTGAATATAACGGGTAATGGTAGGTGGTGTCCTTCCATAAAGGGCCTCAAAGAGAGTTATCTGCGCAACGGTTTGGTAGGCAGTGTTGTACCAATATTCTGCCTAAGGTAGCATAGTGACCCAAGTGTGAGGAGCATCGGTTGTAAAACACCGGAGGTACATATCCAAGCATTTGTTAAGGGCCTCTATTTGACCATCGGTTTGGGAATGGTAAAGGGTGCTAATAGCGAGTTCAGTTTCCTGCAGTCGGTGGAGTTCTTACCAGAAGGTATGCATAAAACGAGGATCTTTGTTTGTGACAATAGTTGCAAGTATGCCATGAAGACGAATGATATTCGAAACAAATACTAATGTGACAGTTTTGCTAGTGAAATTGCCAAGAAGAACGGTGAAATGGTCGTACTTGGAGAGACGATCAACAGCAACCATGATGACGAATTTTCCTTTCAACGGAGACAGGCCAGTGATAAAATCCATAGAAATACCCTCAAAGACCAAGTTGGGAATTGGTAATGGTTGTAATAAATCGGCTGGACGGAGAAACGAATCCTTCATTTGTTGGCAGATCTGACACTCAGAAACAAAGTGACGAACATCTTTACGCATATTGCACCAATAAAAGTTAGAAGACAGTCGATGGAATGTTCTTGTAACGCTGGCATGGCTGCCGATTGATGGTGAATAAAATTCTAATAGTAATTGGTGTCGTAATGGTGAGTCAGATGGAGCGACCAAACGACTACGATAGAGAAGAAGACCATCTTTGTACTCGTAGCTAGCGAGGGAAATTGGGTCAGTTTGGAGGCGGTGACACAATTCCTGCAGTTCAGGATGAGGTTGAGTGGCCAACCGGATGTTTTCCACTATAGAAAAAATAAGACGAGAGATCGCGAAAAGTAAGGCTGATGGAATTTGCGATAGGACATCAGCTAGGTTGGTTTTGCCGGAGCGATACTGAATTTCAAAATCATATCTCAGAAGCTTACCGAGCCACCTCTGTTGCTCCAATGTCTGAATCGCCTGATCAGTGACACATTTCAACGACTGTTGGTTGGTGACGATGGAGAAACGACGTCCTAATAAATATTGACGCCATTTTACAACGGCCTGTGTAATCGCAAACATCTCTCGTTGATAAGTAGAAGCAGATTGCATTTGAGAATTGAGCTTCTGACTAAAGTAAGCAATTGGGTGATGGCCCTGAGATAAGACAACATTGATACCCACGCTAGATGCATTAGTCTTAAGAACAAATGGTTTGGTGAAGTCTGGCAACTATAAAACTAGTGCGAATGCAAGCAATTTCTACAATTGCTGAAAGGCAGTCTCTAGCTTAAGAGTttcaatgaaaattatattttttgagtaAGTTAGAGAGAGGTCTAGCAACGGTAGCATAATGGCGAATGAAACGACAGTAGTATCCGGCGAGACCCAAGAAGCTACAAACTTCCTTAACAGTGTTTGGTTGTGGCCACTTGGAGATGACCTGAATTTTATCATGATTGACAACTACCCTTTGGGCAGAAATGATGTGCCCTAAATAACTGATAGATTCTTGCTCAAATAGACATTTGGATTTCTTGGCCACGAGGTGATAGTTCCGAAGGCATTGAAGGACATGTTCAATATGGTTTACATGAGCAGTCCAAGTAGAACTGTAGACTAATACATCGTCGAAAAAAACtaacacaaaacacaaaaaaaggtcaaaaaattcatttattaattcCTGGAATGTGGACGGTACGTTGGTGAGACCGAATGGCATTACCCTTTGTGAGTACAGAATGTTGTTTTGTATTCATCACCTGTTTTGATTCGTATTATATGATAACCTGCTAATAAATCTAATTTGGAGAAATAACGAGCCCCATGGAGTTCATCAAATAGTTCATCTACTGATGGAATAGGGAATTGACCTTTAATGGTGAAAGCGTTTAAT
The Gossypium raimondii isolate GPD5lz chromosome 8, ASM2569854v1, whole genome shotgun sequence DNA segment above includes these coding regions:
- the LOC105791581 gene encoding uncharacterized protein LOC105791581 → MENNMSMAEAQLTPPAAAAVQLTDLVYSLEQATQMAKQLPVTSDPTYLFQIHSSLHRAHHSLSSFLSAAHPQHLPPPVAAANSLSSATGAANENGSDPMQVGDENEAEAEENSKTSIDKVEERMRECFFIKNKRVKRQLSPSSAALAEERRVCDDRFVGGIMGFDPIGEKLRALDLVYQFHG